Proteins from a single region of Urocitellus parryii isolate mUroPar1 chromosome 4, mUroPar1.hap1, whole genome shotgun sequence:
- the LOC113189653 gene encoding interferon alpha-5-like, with protein sequence MALPLPFLLALMVFNCKATCSLGCDLPQIHNLGLETPDRNEEGTSTLLEKMRRIPSFSCLKYRKDFAFPQEQLEGEQVQKAQVVAVLHQMTQQIFNLFSIQEAFAAWNKTLLDTFLTGLHQHLDDLKDCGTHQVEVEEAPLRAVRKYFHRITVYLKEKKYLPCAWEVVRAEIMKSFSASANLYARLRSME encoded by the coding sequence ATGGCCTTGCCCTTGCCTTTCCTGCTGGCCCTGATGGTATTCAACTGCAAGGCCACCTGCTCTCTGGGCTGTGACTTGCCTCAGATACACAACCTGGGTCTTGAAACTCCTGACAGGAATGAGGAGGGGACCTCAACCCTCCTGGAAAAAATGAGGAGAATTCCCAGTTTCTCCTGCCTGAAGTACAGAAAGGACTTTGCCTTCCCCCAGGAGCAGTTGGAGGGTGAGCAGGTGCAGAAGGCTCAAGTTGTTGCTGTCCTCCACCAGATGACCCAGCAGATCTTCAACCTCTTCAGCATCCAGGAGGCCTTTGCTGCTTGGAACAAGACCCTCCTGGACACCTTCCTCACTGGCCTCCATCAGCATCTGGATGACCTGAAAGACTGTGGGACCCACCAGGTGGAGGTGGAAGAGGCTCCCCTGAGGGCTGTGAGGAAATACTTCCACAGGATCACTGTCTACCTGAAGGAGAAGAAATACCTGCCTTGTGCCTGGGAGGTGGTCAGAGCAGAAATCATGAAATCCTTCTCTGCATCAGCCAACCTGTATGCAAGACTAAGGAGCATGGAATGA